From one Enterobacter kobei genomic stretch:
- a CDS encoding SDR family NAD(P)-dependent oxidoreductase gives MKIDLTGKLALVTASTGGIGFAIARGLAESGAEVIINGRSESSVNQGIQNLQQVVPGVAVRAAVADLSTPEGVESVLRAASGVDILVNNAGIYGPQDFYSTDDETWENYWQTNVMSGVRLTRALLPGMVQKRWGRVVFISSESALNIPSDMIHYGVTKTAQLSLARGLAKFVAGSGVTVNSVLPGPTMSDGFAAMMKDDMERTGKSLDTLAKEFVMANRPSSVIQRAATVEEVANMVVYVCSTQASATSGAALRVDGGVVDDIV, from the coding sequence ATGAAAATCGATTTAACGGGCAAACTCGCGCTGGTTACCGCCTCCACGGGCGGGATTGGCTTTGCTATCGCGCGCGGGCTTGCGGAAAGCGGTGCGGAAGTGATCATCAATGGCCGCAGCGAAAGTTCGGTGAATCAGGGCATCCAGAATTTACAGCAAGTGGTGCCGGGTGTGGCGGTGCGCGCAGCGGTTGCCGATCTCAGTACGCCGGAAGGCGTGGAGTCGGTGCTGCGGGCGGCTTCCGGCGTCGATATTCTGGTGAATAATGCCGGGATTTACGGCCCGCAGGATTTTTACTCCACCGATGACGAGACGTGGGAAAACTACTGGCAGACCAACGTGATGTCCGGTGTACGTCTCACACGGGCGCTGCTGCCGGGCATGGTGCAAAAACGCTGGGGGCGCGTGGTATTTATTTCGTCTGAATCGGCGCTGAATATCCCGTCAGACATGATCCACTATGGCGTGACCAAAACCGCGCAGCTCTCCCTTGCCCGCGGGCTGGCAAAATTTGTCGCCGGTAGCGGCGTAACGGTCAACAGTGTGCTGCCGGGGCCGACGATGTCAGACGGCTTCGCCGCCATGATGAAAGATGACATGGAACGCACCGGCAAATCTCTGGATACGCTGGCAAAAGAGTTCGTGATGGCGAACCGCCCAAGCTCGGTGATCCAGCGTGCAGCCACGGTCGAGGAGGTCGCTAATATGGTGGTGTATGTTTGTTCGACCCAGGCATCCGCGACGTCAGGCGCCGCACTGCGCGTGGACGGCGGCGTGGTGGATGATATTGTTTGA
- the acpT gene encoding 4'-phosphopantetheinyl transferase AcpT, whose amino-acid sequence MYRVVRGKISTLSAGELPPALLLHAPDGARRAAWLAGRVLLSRLFSPLPEVTYNEHGKPLFAGQSEWWFNLSHSGDDIALLLSDEGEVGCDVEVIRPRANWQALANAVFSNAEHAELERTPAAQQLAVFWHIWTRKEAIVKQRGGSAWQIVSVDSHGLLHTSLSHCQIDNLSLAVCTPTPFTLHAADIQFAE is encoded by the coding sequence ATGTACCGAGTGGTGCGCGGAAAGATTTCGACACTCAGCGCAGGGGAACTCCCCCCTGCGCTGCTTCTACACGCTCCGGATGGCGCTCGCCGCGCCGCATGGCTGGCAGGGCGCGTGCTTCTGTCACGCCTGTTTTCGCCGCTGCCGGAGGTGACTTACAACGAGCACGGTAAACCGCTGTTTGCCGGACAGAGCGAGTGGTGGTTTAACCTGAGCCATAGCGGCGATGACATCGCCCTGCTGCTGAGCGATGAAGGTGAAGTGGGCTGTGATGTGGAAGTGATACGGCCGCGCGCTAACTGGCAGGCGCTCGCCAATGCGGTATTCAGCAATGCCGAGCACGCCGAGCTGGAGCGGACACCCGCCGCGCAGCAACTGGCGGTGTTCTGGCATATCTGGACGCGCAAAGAAGCCATCGTCAAACAGCGCGGCGGCAGCGCCTGGCAAATTGTCAGCGTCGACAGCCACGGCCTGCTGCATACTTCGCTGAGTCATTGCCAGATCGACAACCTGAGCCTTGCTGTTTGTACTCCCACGCCCTTTACCCTGCACGCTGCCGATATTCAGTTCGCGGAGTAA